One window of the Rosa rugosa chromosome 3, drRosRugo1.1, whole genome shotgun sequence genome contains the following:
- the LOC133735471 gene encoding uncharacterized protein LOC133735471: protein MQSLVQFYLFLICFSAVLEFVQNFLGFFGMDFVFGVLLYGRFSPLFVSGLSLMFGFGLLYNYNYLIKFVCDNRAKASDFSNGFCSNCGSHEVCASKAVSCKSEPLKSLENLQSLNTDGFLLTKIVKAEDAIEGKDDNDGDNDDENVCCKEDEVFDVLSLRKLVKIERRRGDEARAELEKERMAAASAAEEAMTMILRLQNEKSSTEIQANHYRQIAEQKQQYDEAVIQSLQWIIMKHESERSQLEEQLRLCRQTCNGQSEEGDPSKNLFDSTTLEDDGLEDVFDAHWNSIIILLVLLNGLLL, encoded by the exons ATGCAAAGTTTGGTTCAGTTTTACTTGtttcttatttgtttttctgCTGTTCTTGAGtttgttcaaaattttctgGGATTCTTCGGgatggattttgtgtttggGGTTTTGTTGTACGGTCGTTTCTCGCCGCTTTTTGTGTCAGGGTTGTCTCTCATGTTCGGGTTTGGGTTGTTATACAATTACAACTATTTGATTAAATTCGTATGTGACAATAGAGCGAAAGCCAGTGACTTTAGTAATGGATTTTGCTCAAACTGCGGTTCTCATGAAGTTTGTGCTTCAAAGGCCGTGTCTTGCAAATCTGAACCACTGAAATCATTGGAGAATTTACAGTCATTAAATACAGATGGTTTTCTGTTAACCAAAATTGTCAAGGCAGAAGATGCAATTGAAGGAAAAGATGATAATGATGGTGACAATGATGATGAGAATGTTTGTTGTAAGGAGGATGAAGTGTTTGATGTTCTGTCATTGAGGAAATTGGTAAAGATTGAGCGCCGGCGGGGGGATGAGGCACGTGCAGAACTCGAGAAGGAAAGGATGGCTGCTGCATCTGCAGCTGAGGAAGCAATGACCATGATCTTGCGTCTTCAGAACGAGAAGAGTTCTACTGAAATCCAAGCCAATCATTATCGCCAGATAGCTGAGCAGAAGCAGCAATATGATGAAGCAGTGATTCAGTCCTTGCAGTGGATTATAATGAAACACGAATCCGAGAGGAGTCAATTGGAAGAGCAACTGAGGCTGTGCAGGCAAACGTGCAATGGTCAGTCTGAGGAAGGTGATCCAAGTAAAAACCTGTTCGATTCCACCACATTGGAAGATGATGGCCTCGAAGATGTCTTTGATGCACATT GGAACTCCATCATTATTCTCCTAGTGTTGTTGAATGGTTTGTTACTGTGA